DNA from Raphanus sativus cultivar WK10039 unplaced genomic scaffold, ASM80110v3 Scaffold1543, whole genome shotgun sequence:
TCTGTTCCTCCATGTATTAATTAGTATTGATGATGATTCTACCGACTTTTGAAATTGCTATACATTTATCCTTCTCgtataactgaaaaaaaaaaaatctggattGTGATGGAAAAACAacctgatattttttttttttgttagccaAAGAAACGCCACTTGGTTTGCGATTGCGAGGTTACAAACTGTCCTTGCgtcgtttttttttctctttcgcAAATTGGCCTTTGGGATTTAGTTTGGGCCACTACCTCTCAACCATAAACACGTAAGTTATGTGGTCTTTTTCATGCTCGAAAGTAATTATACGAGGCTCACAAGTTAGAGCTTTTCTCGTCTTCTTATTGTCAATTGCATTAAGTTCACTTATTATTCCTATGATCACCATTTCTCCTACTGCTGACATGACTTGCcaggtggttgaatcctcttatCACTCTGAATTTGTTAatgttaaaatatctaaaatatgacatttttggATATTATTCTATTTGGTTTTAATAACAACAAGATGGTGGTGGCCTGATACGAAGAGAATAACCCAAATCTTTGTTGTTGCAacaaagaaacacacaaaatattttttgagtAGTTAAATCTTGGGCTTCAAGAAATCGTGCTAGCCATATTCTTAGAGATCTTACGAAAACTAAGCTAACCATATATATTTCGTCATCATCTCTAAGGACTAAGACCATTAGTAAAAACGATCTTATCACGTTTGTGATTTTCCAATTTGTTATAACAACCACATGATTGTTagagagttttttttaaatccgtTTTCTGCTATTCATTCATTTTCAATGAAAAATAAGTCATTGAGTGGAGGTTTTCAGACAAAAAAGGAGGTTTTCAGACAAGTTAGTTTCTAACTCTGTTAGATAACTTCATATAACGTTTTTAGCATAGTaaaaaaaacttcataaatAGGGACGATTTTATAACTTATTAGGATTGGATCAAAACGATCACTACAAAACTCTCAACAAAATAAGATGATAGAGGGGTTCACCGCGCAAAGGATCATGACCCGTTTTTCTGATTCTCTCTCCCATAAAACATGGCAATAACCACAACATCAAcataattatcttatttttcgGAAAGGAATTATTGCTTGTTGTTCAAGAGAACAGCTCGTAGCTCCGCCGGATCAATCTCCTGAGAAACGGTAGCGGGTCTGTAGTAACCGGTTTTAGGGTCAGGGATCCATGGAGCCTTCTCGCTTGACTCTTCCCCAACATTCTTCTTCATCACCGAGGCAGAAGCGGTTGTTCCACCGCTCGCAACGCTCCCATGCAACGCCGTGTCAGCTGCGACGGCGAACCCTCGTCTATAACGTAGACAAAAAAACGTCACCATTTAGTTTCACTGACGAAAAAGAACCATAAACGTACGTTTTGCAAAGACGTAAGACTGTTACCTGAAGATGGCGTTGGAGAAGTCTCGGGCGACGATGACGGAGAGGGTTTTAGCGATAGAGAGAGAGCGAGCCATTGTGAGGTGAGAAACTTGATCTTAGCAGAAGAAACTTGATcacctctctttctcttctctctcgatCTGTCTCTCTTTGCTTGAGTTGCAAATTGCTTTGTGGGATGAGGAGaaaggaagagaaagaggaggGTTTATATAGAGGAAAGGAGAGATGAATGGCTGCGTCAATCTAGGCTTTTCACCCttttgttattttctgtttcttttaatATACAGTTACTAgggttttaaaattgtaattatCCGATTGATTAACAATAAGCTGTAGGCATAAGTTCActattaatatgttttaaaacgGTTCTGCTATGTCTGGTTGAAAAAACGGCTTTTTGTTATAATACGCCAAAACTAAAATCTCAAAATctaaagtaaaagaaaaaacgcatatttaaaaaaaaagatgatatatCGAAATTTAATTTGTGTATATCGTTAATGTATGTTTGTTaagataattatttattaatatttcagGATATTTTAGAGATGTCAAATCAAAACTTTCGTCGGACCAACCCGTGCTAAGAAAAATATCCGGTTCCAAACGAGTGGTTATCAAATGTTCTTTTGTATCAGAGGTGTAAAATGAAACTTAAGTCAcccataaattcaaaataacaCCACAAAAATCTCTAACAaatgtatgaaaaaaaaaatgaagagagTGTATCTTAATCTTCCTCCTCACCAGCTGCATCGTCTTCGATGTTGAAGTACCTTAGCTCATACAAGTTTCTGTCTTTGTTCGACGCAATCACGCGGAGCCAATCACGGACATTGTACTTCTTCAAATACTTCTTCGTCAGATACTTCAAGtacctgattttttttaaatccataACACACATATAAGTGGATACAAAATAGCTTCAATTATATTAAGTAGAGCCTTCAACTTTCTTAGGACGCACGCCATAGAGAAATGAATAATGCTTCAAGGCCAAGTTAGGGTTTATGGTATTACTAATGTGACTGACATTGTACAAAACTAACAATCTTTTAAGTGGATACAAAGTAGTCTCCAACTTTCTTTGGATGCACGCAATAGAGAAATGAATGCTTTAAGGACACGTTAGGGTTTTATGGTATTACTAATGTACAAAACCAACAGTCTTCTGATACTTGAAACTCAAGAATAAATTAGGGTTTATGAAGCAAAGCTCAAATTCGTAAATGTACCGTTTGGAGAAGTTGGAATCGGCGGTGACGGTGATCTTTCCCTTGGAGGTTGTGATGGAAACGGCGTCGCCGAGAGCTCCGGGTTTGCCTCCGACCTTGATTCGTTCCTGAAGAAACTTCTCGAGGGTGGCGATCTCCATGATCTTGTCATCCACTGGCTTGGAGCAGTCAATCACGAAAGCCACTCCCTTCTTCTTCGCACTCGACTTCACCGCCACTCCTCGAGCCATCTCTACACAAATTCTAACTCTGGCTAACAATTGGGGGGGTGAAAAGGTTAAGAGACTAAATATAAACGGCGTTCCCTAGGGTTTTCGATTTTAGTGGAGAGATTTTTAACAGTTAAGACCCAATGGGCTTTAGGCCCACTTGTTCGATTAATATCTTGGGTTAATTCTTTTGGTTTACTAAAGCTAAAACAAAATCGGCCCTATGAATGATGGGAATATGGAATCTGTGGTTCTCGTGTGACATCAGTGAATCCCGAATTTTGCTACAGAAGTTGATTAACGAATGACCCCACACGGTTTAGAAAATCTTTGTCCTCTGTTTTAGCTAAGTTGGAGTATAGATTTGgttcaagttttttttgttgttgttgttgttgcagctTGGTCTCTTTGTGATGGAAGTAGTAAACAGAACATGTTTGGATTCTTGAAATTTGGGTTTGTTTTCTTGAATATTGCAGATCTCGTTCAAGATCAAGATCTTCTCTACCGCCTGTGAGTGTAACAAGATCCACCTCTTTTTGTATTCTATTACAGTGTGTTCTGttttacattgttttttttttaaattattttcttggtTGATAAATCTTTTAACTCTTACTTCAAGACGTGGCTTTGTTTATATCATCATTCTCTAATCCGCTCTCACCTTTGAGTGTTTGGTGTTTCTGCAAAACAAGCCTCATGTGTGTCCATAAGGAAGTAAAGAAACTTCTAGGACttttgaaagccacatcttgTCTGATCTTCATCATCAAACGAAATAGACGACCGAGTGACCGACTGTagtagaaacaaacaaaaaaaaaactaaatgtcaTTTTACGTGTTTATTTAGGTCAAAGATGTTGTAACAAAACTAAGAATGAGATGAGACGATGAGAACCAAAAGCATAGATAGCTTATTCTtcttattgatttttaaattagcCTTTTTAACATAAAACAAACTGCCTCCTACTTTCTTCGGAGGACTTGTAACAACTTGAAACAAACGTCTCTTGACTAGGAGCTTATTGCGACAACTGACTCTAAAGACCACGTACGTACGTACGTCTCCCATAAACCAACAATAGGAGCTTAATTATTTTCTACACGCATACTTAACTAGACGAACAAGTCATCCACGCATGGGTATCAATATGGTGGTCCAGGTGGATGTGAAGGTCTTGAAAACAAGGTAGCTCCGGGTCCGGGCGGTGGAGGTCCTGGAGGaggcggtggaggaggagggCGAGGCTCTGGGTGCGGTGGTCTTGGTGGCGGTGGGTGCAGGTAGataggtggaggaggaggaggaggaggctgaGGCTCATTATGCGGTGGCCTTTGTCGCGATGAGgaggacactgatgaggagaagGTAGGGCCAGGTTTAAATCTAACCATTTTGGTTTTGAGCTTGGTTATTGCAACATATATGTTGTACGTACTTAGATTATATAGTATCAAGAATGAATATGGTTGTTACCCACAAGTCTTTCAAGTGTTAGGAGAGTCCCAATGGTCATTAGTAAGATGTTAGGTACAATGAATGGTAGTTATCTACCTAATCTACCTAATCTTTAggaactaataataataataataataataaattaaaattgcaAGTAAATAATCAGTTTGGTAATTCACATGCTGTTTCTAATCTTTGCAAATTATGTTTACAGAAATCTAGAGAAGAAAATGGTTCTGTTGTATAGATATGGAAATACTTACAATCCTCGACTAGAAAATGGGAATTAATATCTGGATGGGCAAAACATACGCGTTTTCACGCGCCCCCCTTTGGCGACAGAAGAAGCGAACCCTAACTTGATAACTCGTTGTAATCGACGGCGGAGCCGTCTCCTCTTCTCTCCCTCTGGTGCATCTTCTCCACTCTCCCTCCTCGCCTTGGTTGCTTCAGATGTCTGACCTTGAAATCAAGGTGTCTCGTTCGTCGAGCTCTCCGTTCAAGGATCCGATTGACGCCAACTCCGACCATGATCCTGGCTTACCTCCTCTGCTTCTTCAGTTCGTGGTGACTGGTTCGTCAAGCCCTGAAACCGAGGCCCTGAAGAATGTCTCCTCAAATACTCTCTCAGCTCCTTCCTCTCCTCAAGCTTGCTCGCAAGCAATGGACGTTGGAGTCTCCCAGTCAGAAAGTGGTGCTCCTGTGAACGTCTCTGAGCTTCAATCGGCTGATTTACCTCCAATAATTATTCCTCCTTCAGAGTTATGCTCAGACCAGCCATCTCCCTTTGTTCCATCAATCGGAGCATGGGCCAGACCTCTCACTTTCGCTCCTCCGGCTACACCTCCTACACCGGCAACGCCAATGGATTTTGACCCACAATACCTAAACAATCTTCTCGATTCTTTCTGGCCAACATTGACTGATGGGCTCGGTCAAAaccagaagaaaagagaaactgCGGTTCGAGAGTTCCCTCTTATACCGGTCCAGAAGATACCGGTTCCAGAACTTAAAGATGATGGAACGCTTAGATTTCCATGGGCTGCCAGAATGAACCCATCCACCAGGAATCTCTATCGAGCTACCAAGCCTACATTCCGACTCGATGGAACTCCTCAGGTCTCAATTCCTTCTCAAGTACTAACCTTAGGACCGGAGAATAAAAAGGAATATATCATTGGTCAGTTTCATCGGTGTTCTCTTCCTCCTGGAGGTTTAATTCATGCCGTAGTGAATAGGTTGTGGGGAAGATCTTGTAGAATAGGCTGCCGTAAGATAAGTGAGTCGTCTTATATGTTTCACATCCCCCATGAATCAACTCGACAATGGGTAGTTCAGAGAGGTGTGTGGCATGTTGATGACTGCTTGTTGTTCGTTTCACCTTGGAAACCAGTGAACTCACTCAAAGACGTCCCTGAAATTTCAACTATACCGGTTTGGGTCAACCTAAAAAATGTTCCAGATTGTTGCTACTCAAGACTAGGTCTCAGTCATGTTGCTTCAGGACTTGGTGAGCCTATGCAAACACACAAACCTCGCCTTGATCCGACTACTTTGGGAGAAGCAAAGTTACTTGTTGAAGTAGAACTTGACAAGCCCTTTCCGAAACAAATTGCCTTGGATGACAAACAaggtaatatatttttagtggaTGTTGAATACACTTGGATTCCTAGTACTTGTGGCAGATGTGGGCAGTTGGGacataaagaaaaaagatgCCTCCTCCCAGTTCCCCAACCGTGTGGGGAAGATGAAGTACCAGGGGTTGAAACTGAAAATGAACAAACTCAGTTCAGTGTTGTATCTGATCAAGAGATGGTACAAGTTGAAAACTCAGAGACAGAAACACATGATGGTGCTGAGAAGAAGGATTTTTCAACACCACCAAGCTGCTCCACTCACTCTCCAGTagctactcctcaaaaggataaCTCTACTACTTTTTGCAATTCATCTCTGGATGCCAAATCTACTACATCCTATACATTAGCAGGTGCATCATCTGCTCACACTTCTCTACAGATTATGGACGATGTTCCATCAGATATTATCATCAATGAGGGTATTGCACACTCAAGAAATGATCCTTCAACCATGACCTTTCTTTCAACTGAGTCCAACCAAGCGATTGGTGGTATGGAGAGTGATTTCCATATTGCCGAGCAAATGGATGAACTTGGAAGTATGACAAGAAAGGGTAGGTTGATCAagcctacacaaaaataccaaGGAATGGAATGGATGACAGAGCGTGGAAGAGGGAAACGAGGCCGTAGGGGTCGAGGTTCCTAAATCAAGCGAGCAAGTATCCTTCTTAGTTTGGTCAAACTAAAGAGTATTACCAAGTTCTTGGTTTTATAGCTCTTTCATTACTTACTCTATGTATCAAACTTTTTCAAACTATGTGATCTAACAAATCACATCTTTGTCTTTTAAATTGAatgctctttttcaaaaaaaaaaatatctggaTGGAATATCTTGGGTTAAACACAAAAAGTGTTTCTACTCTGTACTCAAGAGGTATGAGAAAGCATTGGAATCGAGACTTTGCTTTCCTTGActtgcttatttttttttttggagtatCCGTTAATTTCGTTACTGTTAAACAGTGTAGACATTTGGATCACAATATTGTACGGGGATCTCAGTATAACTAAATTGGCCCAAGTCCAATGGATGATGGCATCTGGAATCTGTGGTTCTGTAGCAAAATTCACTGATGTCTCACGAGAACCACAGATTCCAGATTGCCATCATCCATTGGGCTTGGGCCAATTTAGAAAATCTTGCCATTATTTGTGTTTCAAGACCTGGTTGTTATTACATCATCCTTTTCCAATCCACTCTTATCTGACGACTGCTTTTGTTTTATCCAATGTTCATGTAATTGCTAAGGCGGCTGACTCATATTGATTAAAACTGATATTTGGAAAAAATGTTTCGTTTAGATTCAATTTGTTGACTAGTCGGAGGCGTAGGATAGGATACAATTTTGAGCGTGGTACTTCTTCATAACAAGCCACATGTTCATTCATTCACACGTGTATCCATAAGAAAGTAAGTAAACAAATAGGACttttgaaagccacatcttgTTTGTCTGatcttttttattcattaaacttGTCAGTTGAAATTGACCGACTGTGGAAGAAACAAACAATGAAATGGAGTGTTGCAACCTAACTTTTCCACCGGTTGCAACTTTCCACCggaccaaaaaattaaaaagaaaatcacatGTGTGTATATCTATCTGTCCTTTGCTTACCAAAGTTTCTGCCAGGTTTTATCTGTACACTGCAGCAACGAGACCACAGAGATGAAGCTATTGAACAATAATAGTCTCATCATGCTCTTTGTCTTTCTGATTTTGGCATTTACCCAAGTCTCATCCCTCGAAGAAGAAGGTTACAGCAGAAATGACTTCCCTACAGACTTTGTCTTTGGTTCTGGCACATCAGCTTATCAGGTTCTTCTTCAACCTTTTTTCCTGAATTTTGTAACATTTACATTTTCACCTTTCATGTTGCAATGAAAGATCACAAACTATAAGATAAACagtgtttttaatatatagtctCCATGATGTAAAAAAACAGGTAGAAGGAGCTGCTGAGGAAGACGGGAGAACTAGTAGCATTTGGGATGTTTTTGCTCATGCAGGTTTTTTGATTATCTACTATTCCCTTCGCTTGATGTCGCTCTCTACAGAACTTTACAAAAGATGTACTCATAAGCTCGAGTTTCGTTTCATTTGCAGGACACTCTGGCGATGCAACAGGGGATGTTGCATGTGACCAATATCACAAATACAAGGTCCCCCTTCTCCCATCTATTATAATACAAGCTCCCCCTTCTCTATATTACGGTGAAAGATTTGATCTCACTAACCGCTGACCAAACCAAATTTGTTTTGCAGGAAGATGTGAAGCTCATGGTAGACATTGGTTTGGATGCTTACAGATTTTCCATATCCTGGTCAAGGCTTTTACCAAGTAAGAAACCAATGTTCAAGCATTCGATTATTATGAAGTATTTTCTAATCCATTTTTGGATTCTATTTCAGGTGGGAGAGGACCTGTTAATCCTAAGGGGCTGCAGTATTACAACAATCTTATTGATGAATTGATCACTCATGGTTATTAACTTTGTATACCAATCCTGTTTATTAGTAGCTACAagactaaatatatatatatatatatttttttttataactgaaGCAGGAATCCAGCCACACGCTACGTTGCACCACTTTGATCTTCCACAGGTCCTAGAAGATGAGTATGGAGGTTGGCTTAGCCGAGAAATcgtgtatgttttttttttgaattaattcTCCTTTTTCACCTTCCTTTCctgattttgattatatatcAATCTTCTTGTAGGAGAGACTTCACAGCTTATGCAGATACTTGCTTCAAGGAGTTTGGAGATAGAGTGTTGCATTGGACTACAATAAATGAACCCAACGTGTTTGCACTTGGAGGGTATGACCAGGGAGTAACACCTCCTGGTCGATGCTCTCCTTCCTTTGGTCTTAACTGTTCTAAAGGAAACTCTTCTATTGAGCCTTACATTGCTGTTCACAATATGTTGCTCGCACATGCTTCTGCCACAAACTTATACAAGAAACAGTACCAggttcttctcttcctcttcttttatGTGTCCTCCATATATGTGCACTACTACTGTCTTTATCTAACAAAGTATCTCCACTTAATTACACAGCATATGCAGCAGGGGACGGTAGGTATTAGCATATACACATACGGTGCTACCCCCTTAACTAACTCGACAGAGGATAAGCAAGCAACAGTTAGATTGAATGACTTCTTTATTGGTTGGTGAGTCTTAAACAATCAAATGACCGCTaggaaaaaaactaatattatatgatattgTGGTTTCGGGTAGTGATTTGGGGCTTCCACTTCGAACCTCCAATattcaaaaaacaaattaaaaagaataaaatgttAAAGCATCTACTATATTTTGAtcactgagtttttttttttttttgggtaaggGTCTTGCATCCGCTGGTGTTTGGTGATTATCCTGAGACGATGAAGACCAGTGTTGGGTCTAGATTACCTGCTTTTACAGAGGATGAGTCTGAACAAGTTAAGGGCGCTATCGACTTTGTAGGAGTGATAAATTACATGGCACTTTACGTTAAGGATAACTCTTCCTCTCCGAAACAAAATCTCCATGATTTCAACACAGACATGGCTGTGTCACTGACCTGTAAGTTATATGATACTGCggaagattaaatctaatgatGTAGCTCACTGGCTGCTCTTATTTTACCTTGCAGTGGTTGGAAACACATCGTTCAGTAATGAGGTTTgtaatatattcataattaagtACCGATCACTTAAAAGACAGAGAGAGACTAATGTTTGCTTTCATTCAGTATGCAAATACACCATGGAGTCTGCAACAAGTACTGTTGTATATCAAAGAAAACTACGGCAACCCTCCTATCTACATTGCAGAGAATGgtgatctctctctttctctttactctctctAAGGTTTCAGCTTGGTTCATGTCTCTAGCTCTCTCTCTTCCCGTTACAGGTCAGATGGCTCCTCACAGCTCATCACTTGAGGACACGACGAGAATAAAGTATGTGAGCTCACACAT
Protein-coding regions in this window:
- the LOC130504394 gene encoding late embryogenis abundant protein 2-like, which translates into the protein MARSLSIAKTLSVIVARDFSNAIFRRGFAVAADTALHGSVASGGTTASASVMKKNVGEESSEKAPWIPDPKTGYYRPATVSQEIDPAELRAVLLNNKQ
- the LOC130504393 gene encoding 60S ribosomal protein L22-3-like is translated as MARGVAVKSSAKKKGVAFVIDCSKPVDDKIMEIATLEKFLQERIKVGGKPGALGDAVSITTSKGKITVTADSNFSKRYLKYLTKKYLKKYNVRDWLRVIASNKDRNLYELRYFNIEDDAAGEEED
- the LOC130504397 gene encoding beta-glucosidase 11-like isoform X2 gives rise to the protein MKLLNNNSLIMLFVFLILAFTQVSSLEEEGYSRNDFPTDFVFGSGTSAYQVEGAAEEDGRTSSIWDVFAHAGHSGDATGDVACDQYHKYKEDVKLMVDIGLDAYRFSISWSRLLPSGRGPVNPKGLQYYNNLIDELITHGIQPHATLHHFDLPQVLEDEYGGWLSREIVRDFTAYADTCFKEFGDRVLHWTTINEPNVFALGGYDQGVTPPGRCSPSFGLNCSKGNSSIEPYIAVHNMLLAHASATNLYKKQYQHMQQGTVGISIYTYGATPLTNSTEDKQATVRLNDFFIGWVLHPLVFGDYPETMKTSVGSRLPAFTEDESEQVKGAIDFVGVINYMALYVKDNSSSPKQNLHDFNTDMAVSLTLVGNTSFSNEYANTPWSLQQVLLYIKENYGNPPIYIAENGQMAPHSSSLEDTTRIKYVSSHIEAVLHSIRKGANVRGYFQWSLMDLYEVFGGYNMSYGLYYVDFKDPYLKRYPKLSAHWYSSFLGGTLHHRSHALSSAM
- the LOC130504397 gene encoding beta-glucosidase 11-like isoform X1; the protein is MKLLNNNSLIMLFVFLILAFTQVSSLEEEGYSRNDFPTDFVFGSGTSAYQVEGAAEEDGRTSSIWDVFAHAGHSGDATGDVACDQYHKYKEDVKLMVDIGLDAYRFSISWSRLLPSGRGPVNPKGLQYYNNLIDELITHGIQPHATLHHFDLPQVLEDEYGGWLSREIVRDFTAYADTCFKEFGDRVLHWTTINEPNVFALGGYDQGVTPPGRCSPSFGLNCSKGNSSIEPYIAVHNMLLAHASATNLYKKQYQVLLFLFFYVSSIYVHYYCLYLTKYLHLITQHMQQGTVGISIYTYGATPLTNSTEDKQATVRLNDFFIGWVLHPLVFGDYPETMKTSVGSRLPAFTEDESEQVKGAIDFVGVINYMALYVKDNSSSPKQNLHDFNTDMAVSLTLVGNTSFSNEYANTPWSLQQVLLYIKENYGNPPIYIAENGQMAPHSSSLEDTTRIKYVSSHIEAVLHSIRKGANVRGYFQWSLMDLYEVFGGYNMSYGLYYVDFKDPYLKRYPKLSAHWYSSFLGGTLHHRSHALSSAM